Within the Dermacentor silvarum isolate Dsil-2018 chromosome 8, BIME_Dsil_1.4, whole genome shotgun sequence genome, the region ttttttttcttaaacggCGCTTCCGCTCTGAACTATTTGTCCTCCGCCGAAAGGGAATGGAAAGGGCAGGGTGTGATGTCAAGGTAAAGTACCTGGGTGGTAGGAGGGTGATGCAGGAGTTTGGATTCTCTGCTCTTgccatgatgatgatggggcggtCTTCTCCACTCAAAATCCCAGAGGTATACCGCCCTCACATGGAAATCCGGATCCTGTATTAAACTTAGCAGGGTGTGGTCATGTAATCATGGGTTTTGGGGAACTTTCACCCAATCACTGTAGGTTTCCGGTCGATATACTCCGCCGGTATTGTCGCAAACACGCTCCGTCGTTGTTGGTCGAAAATGGCGCATACCCAAATTATGTGTTCTGCAGTTCGTGTGTTGTACATTGATTAAAAACAGAACCTTGAACgtctcaaaaaaaagaaaaaaaaaaaggtatcccGTTGTGGGTCACGGCGGCGCATTTCAATTCTGAAGGATCGGCGAAGAAATGGCGCATACCCTGTCGCACATACTTGGTGGCCCAAGTTGTTCTTTATTCGGCGAGAAACGTACCTACGTACCGACGTCTAAGCTCGGATGTTTAGGCAAAGGAAACTTCACTGTATTATCGACCCGTGCTTTGCGGTCCACTACGGCTGCTGCTCGCGTTCGACATTCCATGATGCCAGCTTCGTAGCAAGAAGGGTATATAGGAAATCGCAAAGCACGAACATGACTGCTCTGGCTAGGCGGTTGAGCGCGGCTGGTGAGAGAAAGAGATACCTATAGATAATTTTTAGTAAATCAGTTTTATGGAAGACCGACAGCTGGAGAAAAGTTCACCAAAGGGATAAATAGCCATCCACCCGGCTGCAGCAGGAAGCTTCAAAGGAAATCTATACACGTTTCTCGGAAAGAAagtctcgcagttgaagaaagCCTCCcagtcaggtggatgacaattttccctttcacaAATCGTTTTAATAAATGAAAAGCGAGCAGGTCGACCGAAGGAGCATTGTCATTGGCCTGCTACCCCGCGACAGGTCAACGTCGATGGGAATGGGAAAATGAAGGAGGCTAAAGGAAGACAACGGCTGGTGAGACAACGGAAAGTGCCCTGCGAGCTCAGTGATTCGACCGACTGCATGATTAATCTGGAGGTACTGATTAAAGCCCTGAGATGCAAGCGAGGCCCTGGACGGCCATTAAATTGTGTTCTCTCTCACTTTCGAGATGTTCGCGCGTTGCTGCAATTTGTAGGACTtcaaagaaagacagagagagagagagagagagaatagagaGAGAGGAACGACAGGGAGGTTAACGACGACTGAGCCCACTTGGCACCCTATACTGGGGGAGGGGAAATGGGATTAACATAGAGCAGAAAATAGGAAAGAGTTAAGGAATGTTGGAGATGCACACGAACTGGAAATGAATCACGGAGAACTTCAAGATCTGCAGGGGTAATAAATGGTTTACAAGCCCTCAGGAGAAGGAACTGAGGGTCTATACAGTGATACCGAGTTTTCGAAGTTAACGCTTGCAGCACATTCAGTACGTCGACAGCCATGAGAGTTTTGAAACCGTACGTAACATATGCGCCACGAACTCTCTCAGGTCAACAACAGCATGTCGCACACGCGTCCTACTCGCGCTTAGCGACTACAACGAGTGATTGGCGCGGCGGGGAGGCCTCTGTTGAAGTGTATTGCTAAAAAACGGATTCGGAATTTTAGTTACAGTATAAATACAATTTTAAAACTACATGTAAACAACTGTAAGCAACAATACATCAGCTGCGGCTGTTTGCGAGGTAAACAAAGTATCCTTTAAAAGCTGCATTCACCAAAGAATTTTGTTGAAAATGCAGATTTACTGCTGGATTTCCTGCAAGATTTGCTACAGCGTCAACAGGCGACAGTTTTCTTACCCTGGCAGGCCATCGAGGCGTTAGCGTTAATATAGCGCAAGGTTTCCTTGTTTTTTTGCTCAAACAGACGCGAAGTACATTGGTAGTCAAATACAACATTGAGAACGCAGAGAAGAACCTTTGCAAACATTTTATCAAAATCACTTAACGCAAATTAAACGGTAAAATTTACAGCAGAGGTCTTGGTGTCTTCCTCTGCTGCAGGAGGCTTGCGAAATATAATTGTTCCGCGCCATTTTATGGCCCTTTCGCAAATTAACGACAATAACAGGCACGTTGTGTATCGAGTGTTACTTCATCGTCATGATGTAGTTCATCCCACCTTGCTTCCACTTCTCCCTGCTGCTGGTTCCCCGCCTCGTCCACGTTCGCTTGGCCAGGATGCTTGGCCAGCACACAGCCAGTGACGAGCCACCTGCGACATTTTACGCCTTAGGGAGCCCTCTTCTTCCGCAAAAGGTCCTCGAGGAGCTACCGTGCGGCCGACGGAAACAGAACTTCGAACTGGCTGAGCTCGCTGACGAATGACCTGTTACAAGAGGGTGGAATTCTGCGCCGTACTTCGCGGCTGCAGGCACGTTAGGCGAGGCACCCGTGGCCTTTCTATGAAGCGCCGTGTTTTCGTGCTTCTTCCGCCGCTGCTGCGAAAGCACTGCTGCAACGTCGAACACGCATTTCCGCAACATGTCGCGGACGTAgtacgacgtgacccagcacctGCCGCTGCTCTTCTCATGGTGCTTGCATTCCCCTCCACAACTGCAGCTAGAGGAGCGGGTGCTCTTAGACGGATCCTGACGGTTTGCAGGCCCGGCCATTGGGTCTGGGGACAAACTCAATTGCTCCTTCCGGCGCACTGCAGGAGCCTTGATGTACGGTTGCCTGACGGTGGACGGAGGGTCGTCGTCACTCTGTAGCGGCGGGAAATCTTCGGATTGTCTAATCATCTGCGAAATCATGGCGGTGATGTACGGGGGCGTTGCCGGCTTCGCTGACACCGCCCGGGTAGTGTTCGAGTCGGCGACACCTTTAGAGGTTACCGCACGGGTCCTCCTCACGGAGGAAGCCTCGTGCGCAGATCTGGTACCACCGTCGTCCACGTACTTGGGTGGCGACGCATCTGAGGCCTTTCTCACCTTCCGCGAACTCGTGGCGGTTATGTACATCAGCGTCGCCGACTTCGATGACCTCGTCCTGGTTGCGTTCGAGTCGGTGACGCCTTTAGAGGTTAGCACACGGGTCCACGTCGCGGAGGAAGCCTCGTGCGCAAGTCTTGTGCCACCGTCGTCCACATACTTCTTGGATGGCGGTGCATAATAGGCCTTTCTCACCTTTCGCGAACACCTGGCGGCTGTGTCCCTCGGCATCGCCGATTTCGATGACCTCACCCTGGTAGCGTTCGAGTGGGCGACGCCTTTAGAGGTTATCGCACGGGTCCACCTCACGGAGGAAGCCTCGTGCGCAGATCTTGTGCCACCGTCATGCACGTACTTCTTAGATGGCGGTGCATGGGAGGCCTTTCTCACCTTCCGCGAACACCTGGTGGTTGTGTCCATCAGCGTCGCCGACTTCGATGACCTCGCCCTGGTAGCGTTCGAGTGGGCGACGCCTTTAGAGGCTACAGCACGGGAAGCCTCGTGCACAGGTCCGGTGCCACCGTCGCCCACGTCACTCTTGGGAGGTAGGGCATCTGCAGCGTTTCTAATCCTTCGAGAAGTTGCGATGACGTTCCTGAGGGTCACCTTCTCCGACCTCGCGCTGGTTGATTTCGGTACGGCAGCGTGCCTTGATGATGTTGAGCAACCCAACGTGGCGGTGGGTTTATCTTGCACAGGCGTTGCAGCTTCACCGATAGCAGCTAACTGCTGCTGGGTGCGTGCGATATTCTTCGACTGATGGTCCTCCACAATGTCCGGCGCTTGATACTCGGCCTTCCGCATTGTGGTCTTTCAGGGCTCTTGGCTGTGTCGCCTAATGCGGTATAAGCCGTCGCTTTCGCCTCGACCGAAAAAAGCTTAGAAGGACACCCGCCGGGACCGGAGTGAACGATGCAATGGCGGTCGGTCGAACGCTTCTGCACGGTGTGCGCGCGATGCTCGTGCCAtttttcctcttcttcttttgatTCGGAGACCGGCTAGTCACCGCTGCGCCGCCTCTAAATAAAATCTATTTTAAACAAACGGAGATAGCAAAATAAGAAGacgagaaagcaaaaaaaaaagaaaaaagaaaaaagaaacacggccAGCTTGCACGATCTGATTTTTCACAggactggtctggcgatatcCCCCCTGTGTCAATTCTTCCAGGAAACAGAATCTCTAGATCATTATTTTTTTATATGTCGCCGCTATACAGTATTAAGAAAAAGGCTTCTAGAAATTCCACTGGCTAAACTAGGGCTAAtcttaacatcagaaataataTTAACGTTCGGTGCGTCAGCTCTGggcttcagccacagggatgtctttgatgccgtttgtgctttcatgcaatcaactaaacgaataaattTTAAATGATTAATTTTATATtgatttgttttctcttcttttcccatatttgtttcctttttttaattgCATATGTAAATCTTCAAAACATTACTTAAAACTTCAGACAgcgaattcttggccaatcccccagtgtgggtacgagccaaagtgtgaggccatatcatcatcatcatcatcatcagcttgcactagttgtgcaaggctggagtaaacagcggagctggtgatcgacctagcttcttccaggttttactaggcttggctaagttttgctaggaaatgctaagtgctgctaggcacggtattccgaatcggctcgccgccgacgcgcggCCGCACGGCGCGCTTCAaggtgagcggcttcttcttcgggtgtccagatcttcattggtcgtcccatgtcaaggctacatgtactcgccacagagtcaacgagagttctgccgccgttgcggtggctccgagctttatctctccgtgacgtcacggcgaagctgcgcctccacacttgccggggcgtggtcAATCGAAACCTGCCTAGCCGCCGCCAGAgtcgccggctgcagtcacggacaccccg harbors:
- the LOC125947315 gene encoding uncharacterized protein LOC125947315, which codes for MRKAEYQAPDIVEDHQSKNIARTQQQLAAIGEAATPVQDKPTATLGCSTSSRHAAVPKSTSARSEKVTLRNVIATSRRIRNAADALPPKSDVGDGGTGPVHEASRAVASKGVAHSNATRARSSKSATLMDTTTRCSRKVRKAYYAPPSKKYVDDGGTRLAHEASSATWTRVLTSKGVTDSNATRTRSSKSATLMYITATSSRKVRKASDASPPKYVDDGGTRSAHEASSVRRTRAVTSKGVADSNTTRAVSAKPATPPYITAMISQMIRQSEDFPPLQSDDDPPSTVRQPYIKAPAVRRKEQLSLSPDPMAGPANRQDPSKSTRSSSCSCGGECKHHEKSSGRCWVTSYYVRDMLRKCVFDVAAVLSQQRRKKHENTALHRKATGASPNVPAAAKYGAEFHPLVTGHSSASSASSKFCFRRPHGSSSRTFCGRRGLPKA